From a single Patescibacteria group bacterium genomic region:
- the infC gene encoding translation initiation factor IF-3: protein MAKKFYRINHYIQSREVRVIDDEGKQIGVMLLEKALQQAQEKELDLIEVAPNAKPPVCKIVDFKKFKFLEAKKEQQEKKKAKKVNLKEVKLSPFIAD, encoded by the coding sequence TTGGCAAAGAAGTTTTACCGAATCAACCATTATATTCAAAGCAGAGAAGTCAGAGTAATTGATGATGAGGGTAAGCAAATTGGGGTGATGCTTCTTGAGAAGGCACTTCAACAAGCCCAAGAAAAAGAGCTTGATTTAATTGAAGTCGCCCCTAATGCTAAACCTCCAGTCTGTAAAATTGTCGATTTTAAAAAGTTTAAATTCTTAGAAGCAAAAAAAGAACAACAAGAAAAAAAGAAAGCGAAAAAGGTTAATCTCAAGGAAGTTAAACTAAGCCCTTTCATCGCTGATAA
- the thrS gene encoding threonine--tRNA ligase, which produces MDKQLEKMRHSCSHVLAAAVLKLYPKVKFGIGPAIEDGFYYDFDFGKKKITEKDLEKISQEMKKISKAKLPFKKEDVSIKEAKQIFKNQPFKLELIKDLEKEKNKKVSVYQTGNFIDLCAGPHLTDTSKIGSFKLLSLAGAYWRGSETNPMLTRIYGTCFATQEKLDSHLKELTEAKERDHRKLGNQLDLFSLNDQIGAGLPLWHPNLSIVRAEIESYWKDLHQKHGYQYIYTPHIGKKSLWEKSGHWQFYRDLMYSPMDIEGTEYLIKPMNCPFHVYVYKSQIRSYRELPIRYCELGTVYRYEPSGVLHGLTRVRGFTQDDSHIFCQPKQLEKELVGVLNLTKEIYNVFGFKDFHSYLSTRPEKSMGSDTIWEKATKSLKSALKKTKLPYDLDPGAGVFYGPKIDLKVKDSLGREWQLLTNQVDFNFPEKFKLSYMNKKGQQRQPVMVHRAILGSFERFMGILIEHYGGAFPVWLAPVQAIVIPITDKHNQYGQKIVDQIKKEAIRAKLDNRSETTSKKIRNAEIQKIPYILVVGDKEVEAKNINVRVRGEKVLGLMAVSKFLKLIKEDIAKKRQV; this is translated from the coding sequence ATGGATAAACAATTAGAAAAAATGAGACATAGTTGCAGCCATGTTTTGGCGGCCGCGGTTCTAAAACTTTATCCCAAAGTTAAATTTGGGATTGGACCGGCTATTGAAGACGGTTTTTATTATGATTTTGATTTTGGCAAAAAGAAAATCACGGAAAAAGATTTGGAAAAAATCTCTCAAGAGATGAAAAAGATTAGCAAAGCCAAACTACCTTTTAAAAAAGAAGATGTTTCTATCAAAGAAGCTAAACAAATCTTCAAAAACCAACCCTTTAAACTAGAACTGATTAAAGATTTAGAAAAAGAAAAGAATAAAAAGGTTTCCGTTTACCAAACAGGTAATTTTATTGACCTTTGTGCTGGTCCCCACTTAACTGATACCTCAAAAATTGGGTCTTTTAAACTCCTTTCCCTGGCTGGTGCCTATTGGCGAGGCAGTGAAACAAATCCGATGCTCACCAGAATTTACGGTACTTGTTTTGCCACTCAAGAAAAACTTGATAGTCATCTAAAAGAATTGACAGAAGCTAAAGAAAGAGATCATCGCAAACTCGGCAACCAGCTTGACCTTTTTAGTCTTAATGATCAAATTGGCGCCGGTTTACCTCTTTGGCATCCCAATCTTTCTATTGTTAGAGCAGAAATTGAATCTTATTGGAAAGATCTCCATCAAAAACACGGCTATCAATATATTTATACTCCCCATATCGGCAAAAAATCCCTCTGGGAAAAATCAGGTCATTGGCAATTTTATCGTGACTTAATGTACTCACCGATGGATATTGAGGGGACTGAATATTTAATCAAGCCAATGAACTGTCCCTTTCATGTTTATGTTTATAAAAGCCAGATAAGAAGTTATCGAGAACTTCCTATCCGTTATTGCGAGCTAGGAACGGTTTATCGATACGAACCTAGCGGCGTTCTTCACGGTCTAACCCGAGTTCGAGGTTTCACTCAAGATGATTCTCATATCTTCTGTCAACCAAAGCAATTAGAAAAAGAACTAGTTGGTGTCCTTAACCTGACTAAGGAAATTTATAATGTTTTTGGCTTTAAAGATTTTCACTCTTATCTTTCAACTCGGCCAGAAAAATCAATGGGTAGTGACACTATTTGGGAAAAAGCAACCAAATCTTTAAAATCAGCTCTTAAAAAAACCAAATTGCCTTATGACCTTGATCCCGGAGCGGGCGTTTTTTACGGTCCTAAAATCGATTTAAAAGTCAAAGACAGCCTAGGTAGAGAGTGGCAACTTTTAACCAATCAGGTTGATTTTAACTTTCCGGAAAAATTCAAACTCTCTTACATGAATAAAAAAGGACAACAACGCCAACCAGTCATGGTTCACCGCGCCATTCTCGGCTCCTTTGAGCGATTTATGGGAATCTTAATCGAACATTACGGTGGTGCCTTTCCTGTTTGGCTCGCTCCGGTTCAAGCAATTGTCATTCCGATTACTGACAAGCACAATCAATATGGTCAAAAAATTGTTGATCAGATCAAAAAAGAAGCAATTCGCGCCAAACTTGACAATCGCAGCGAAACCACTTCTAAAAAAATCAGAAACGCTGAAATCCAAAAAATTCCCTACATTCTGGTGGTTGGTGACAAGGAAGTTGAAGCCAAAAATATTAATGTTCGGGTTCGAGGCGAAAAGGTCCTGGGTTTAATGGCTGTCTCCAAGTTCCTCAAGTTAATTAAAGAAGATATTGCTAAGAAAAGGCAAGTTTGA
- a CDS encoding DUF5665 domain-containing protein, translated as MKANPKEKYLIIFFKNFIGGIGWAIGATLGFALLIYILGLILGRLGGLPLIGDWFARLIEAANQALEARKALPR; from the coding sequence ATGAAAGCTAATCCTAAAGAAAAATATTTAATCATCTTTTTTAAAAATTTTATTGGTGGTATTGGTTGGGCGATAGGCGCCACTCTTGGTTTTGCTTTGTTAATTTACATTTTAGGTTTAATCCTAGGCAGACTTGGTGGTCTACCTTTAATAGGGGATTGGTTTGCTAGATTAATTGAAGCCGCTAATCAAGCCCTGGAAGCAAGAAAGGCTTTACCAAGATAA
- a CDS encoding DUF5660 family protein, with amino-acid sequence MDQGQQKNRKPVLRDNFIENLRDFGSGFGHSIAQDVIEGLPSTALDQISQRKRSGTLQPNETLNLKRTQEQERIPYQYRRELNRIRQEERFVFKQSEQKTQLQIKAIQEELKRLALSTKELSKEVEIAATLEPVEPGIYHLNFLERLKRAIELFREKIEESANWLNLFNQRTKKRNYYWGQVRKSGTKFMLSQERYMATQAG; translated from the coding sequence ATGGATCAAGGCCAGCAAAAAAACAGAAAGCCTGTTCTCAGAGATAATTTTATTGAAAATCTCCGTGATTTTGGAAGCGGTTTTGGTCATTCTATTGCCCAAGATGTAATTGAAGGTCTTCCTAGTACAGCTCTAGACCAAATTAGCCAAAGAAAAAGAAGCGGCACTCTTCAACCCAATGAAACCCTAAATTTAAAAAGAACCCAAGAACAAGAAAGAATCCCTTATCAATATAGGCGGGAATTAAATAGAATTCGCCAGGAAGAGAGATTTGTTTTCAAACAATCAGAACAGAAAACTCAACTCCAAATCAAAGCGATTCAGGAGGAATTAAAAAGATTAGCCCTTTCCACTAAAGAATTATCTAAAGAAGTCGAAATCGCGGCCACTTTAGAACCAGTCGAACCAGGTATCTATCATCTTAACTTCCTGGAAAGATTAAAACGAGCCATTGAACTTTTCAGAGAGAAAATTGAAGAATCAGCCAACTGGCTGAATCTCTTTAACCAACGAACTAAAAAGAGAAATTATTATTGGGGTCAAGTCAGAAAGTCAGGCACAAAATTCATGCTCTCCCAAGAACGCTACATGGCTACCCAAGCCGGTTAA
- a CDS encoding trigger factor, which translates to MISALNKQTDGTIELTITIPKKKVKVAYDLALKRLAKDTEINGFRKGKAPLKKVEEKVGKAKVHEEVLKFLVPEVYLETLREQKIQPIINPQVSITSIEENKDWQIKAVTCELPKIELGDYQAELKKALASEKIWVPGKDKEEKVQEKESERLRKIFQILLETVKIKIPELLIQEEVNRMLSRLIDQTERLGLTVEQYLASIGKTSDQIRQEYRQQAEESLRLELILSAIADAEDIKITEKEVQEMINATPDEKAKEAMQTPTQQAYIKQLLRKRKAIDKLTKL; encoded by the coding sequence ATGATTTCCGCTTTAAATAAACAGACTGACGGGACAATTGAATTAACCATTACCATTCCTAAAAAAAAGGTCAAAGTTGCTTATGATTTAGCTCTGAAACGCCTAGCCAAGGACACAGAGATAAATGGTTTTCGCAAAGGTAAGGCGCCCTTGAAAAAAGTTGAAGAAAAAGTCGGTAAAGCCAAAGTTCATGAAGAAGTCCTTAAATTTTTGGTTCCAGAAGTTTATCTTGAAACTCTTAGAGAACAAAAAATTCAGCCAATCATTAATCCCCAAGTCAGTATTACCTCTATAGAAGAAAATAAAGACTGGCAAATTAAAGCGGTTACCTGTGAGTTACCTAAAATAGAACTGGGTGATTATCAGGCGGAATTGAAAAAAGCTTTGGCTTCAGAAAAAATCTGGGTACCAGGTAAAGATAAAGAAGAAAAAGTCCAGGAAAAAGAATCAGAACGGCTGAGGAAAATTTTCCAAATCCTTCTTGAAACCGTCAAAATCAAAATTCCTGAATTATTAATTCAAGAAGAAGTTAACCGGATGCTCTCTAGACTAATTGATCAGACTGAACGTCTGGGCTTAACCGTCGAACAATATCTAGCTTCAATTGGTAAAACCAGTGACCAAATCCGTCAAGAGTACCGCCAGCAGGCAGAAGAATCATTGAGACTGGAATTAATCCTTTCCGCCATTGCTGACGCTGAAGACATCAAAATAACCGAAAAAGAAGTTCAGGAGATGATTAACGCTACTCCCGACGAAAAGGCCAAAGAAGCGATGCAAACACCGACCCAACAAGCCTACATTAAACAACTTCTCCGCAAAAGAAAAGCAATTGACAAACTGACTAAATTATAG
- a CDS encoding DUF763 domain-containing protein, whose protein sequence is MKTGTANLPLHYGSAPRWLFERMTKLSREISLVLINEYGTEEYLKRLADPNWFQAFGCVLGFDWHSSGLTTTTCGALKEGLKPIQKDLGIFVCGGKGKTSRKTPKEIEDFGQEYSFNSQPLIYASRLSAKVDNNALQDGYQLYHHSFFFTKNGQWAVIQQGMQTKSHWARRYHWLSDDVADFVNEPHAGIASENRGEVLNLVDSKSKNNREITTKVAQQKPEKTSQIIKKLQKTKLPGRHQILISDINPQNLKKIFLSTYEQKPANFENLLGMKGVGSKTIRALALIAELVYGAPIATQDPARYSFAHGGKDGIPYPVDRKTYHQSIEYLREATNKAKLGYYEKLQALRRLQTMVE, encoded by the coding sequence ATGAAAACTGGTACGGCTAATTTACCGCTTCATTATGGTTCCGCTCCTCGCTGGTTGTTTGAACGAATGACCAAACTATCTCGAGAAATTTCTTTGGTTCTCATCAATGAATATGGAACAGAAGAATATTTAAAAAGATTAGCTGATCCTAATTGGTTTCAAGCTTTTGGTTGTGTTTTGGGTTTTGACTGGCACTCGTCAGGCTTGACGACCACCACTTGTGGGGCGCTCAAAGAAGGTCTAAAGCCAATCCAAAAAGATCTAGGAATCTTTGTTTGTGGTGGTAAAGGTAAAACCTCTCGAAAAACACCAAAGGAGATTGAAGATTTTGGCCAAGAATATTCTTTTAACAGTCAACCGCTGATCTATGCTTCCAGACTTTCAGCCAAAGTCGATAATAACGCTCTCCAAGACGGTTATCAACTCTATCATCATTCTTTTTTCTTTACTAAAAACGGCCAATGGGCCGTGATTCAACAAGGGATGCAAACTAAATCTCACTGGGCCAGGCGCTATCACTGGCTTTCAGACGATGTGGCTGATTTTGTTAACGAACCTCATGCTGGCATTGCCAGTGAAAATAGGGGAGAAGTTTTAAACTTGGTTGATTCTAAAAGTAAAAATAATCGAGAAATTACCACTAAAGTTGCCCAGCAAAAACCAGAAAAAACCAGCCAAATAATTAAAAAACTTCAGAAAACCAAACTCCCAGGCCGTCACCAGATTCTCATTTCGGATATTAATCCCCAAAATCTAAAAAAGATTTTTCTAAGCACCTACGAACAAAAACCAGCCAATTTTGAAAATCTTTTAGGGATGAAAGGCGTCGGTTCAAAAACCATCAGGGCTTTAGCCCTAATCGCTGAATTGGTTTATGGGGCACCAATTGCCACTCAGGATCCAGCCCGCTATTCTTTTGCTCATGGCGGTAAAGACGGCATTCCTTATCCAGTTGACCGAAAAACCTATCACCAGTCAATTGAATATCTTCGGGAAGCGACTAATAAGGCTAAATTAGGCTATTATGAGAAACTTCAGGCTTTACGTAGGCTCCAAACAATGGTAGAATAA
- a CDS encoding secondary thiamine-phosphate synthase enzyme YjbQ, with translation MEISVSTQNRYQLIDITDQVEQVLVKEKVKSGLCLVFVPHSTAAILLTENESGLKNDWLKILKKLVKDEQFEHNRIDGNADSHILSGLLGQGKVLPIENGKLVRGTWQQILLVELDDPRTRRVFIKVIKT, from the coding sequence ATGGAAATTTCTGTTTCAACTCAAAATCGTTACCAACTAATTGATATCACTGATCAAGTTGAACAAGTTCTGGTTAAAGAAAAAGTTAAGAGTGGTCTTTGTTTAGTTTTTGTCCCTCATTCAACTGCCGCCATTCTTCTAACTGAAAACGAATCAGGTTTGAAAAATGATTGGTTAAAAATTCTTAAAAAATTAGTTAAAGACGAACAGTTTGAACATAACCGTATTGATGGCAACGCTGATTCTCATATCCTAAGTGGTCTCTTAGGCCAAGGAAAAGTTTTACCTATTGAAAACGGAAAATTAGTCCGAGGTACTTGGCAACAAATCCTTTTAGTTGAACTTGATGATCCCAGAACAAGAAGAGTGTTTATTAAAGTGATTAAAACTTAA
- a CDS encoding DUF5652 family protein has product MEQIINNPILLLIVVAWSLFWKGMALWRAARCEQLYWFVAILIINSLGIVEIIYLFKFAKERTFWEKVREKLPWKR; this is encoded by the coding sequence ATGGAACAAATCATCAATAATCCTATTCTTTTATTAATTGTGGTTGCCTGGTCTTTGTTTTGGAAAGGCATGGCTTTATGGCGAGCAGCTAGATGTGAACAATTATATTGGTTTGTTGCTATTTTGATTATTAATTCCCTTGGTATTGTGGAAATCATTTATCTCTTCAAATTCGCCAAGGAAAGAACATTTTGGGAAAAGGTTCGCGAAAAACTACCTTGGAAACGTTAG
- a CDS encoding inorganic diphosphatase, which produces MKMSKTLKLAEKFLNKKVNVVIDRPLGSKHPKHNFTYKSNYGFISNTKSPDGEELDAYFLGVSKPLKKGSGKCVAIIHRLNDDDDKLIVVPDRKELTDKEIAKAIHFQEQWFKYEILRKKVKNMLK; this is translated from the coding sequence ATGAAAATGTCTAAAACACTAAAATTAGCAGAAAAATTCCTTAACAAAAAAGTTAATGTGGTTATTGATAGGCCTCTTGGAAGTAAACATCCTAAACATAATTTCACTTATAAGTCTAATTATGGCTTCATTTCTAACACAAAATCACCAGATGGAGAAGAATTAGATGCTTATTTTCTTGGAGTAAGTAAACCTCTTAAAAAAGGAAGCGGTAAGTGTGTTGCAATTATTCACAGATTAAATGATGATGACGATAAACTTATTGTCGTTCCCGATAGAAAAGAATTAACAGATAAAGAAATAGCAAAAGCAATTCATTTTCAGGAACAGTGGTTTAAGTATGAAATATTACGGAAAAAGGTAAAAAATATGTTAAAATAA